One genomic segment of Coffea arabica cultivar ET-39 chromosome 6e, Coffea Arabica ET-39 HiFi, whole genome shotgun sequence includes these proteins:
- the LOC113694877 gene encoding MDIS1-interacting receptor like kinase 2-like translates to MGGVLPEEIGNLKSLVELDLSNSRFSCSIPPTLGQLSNLDSLDLSNNHFNGTIPSALFNLTNLSRLYIHSNPSMGGFLPKEIGNLKSLFELDFSDLHLSGALPSALCGLTKLAFLSGAENQIYGSIPSEIGNLKILEYLFLGSNRLTGQIPPTLGNLSALVNLNLSSNQISGSIPLGLVNLPSPAILDLSSNQLTGPIPTQFGDDILKSEWYLWTLNLSHNILSGTVPSSLLRLGNVDLSNNALEGELPCELVIEFGLERFAGNPDLRHDSTLCGVSPSVMGNHTPVVGNHRHRTLYYIIGLGVTLLVFAITGGLVIYIRCFKKVKVELMDNKHGDIFRIWNYDGHMAYKDIIKATNDFDVCYCIGTGGYGSVYRARLPSGKVVALKKLHRLEGENPNFDKSFRNEADMLSKIRHRNIVKLFGFCLHKRCMFLIYEYMDRGSLFCILRDETEAVELDWIKRVNLIKGIAGALSYLHHHCDPPIIHRDVSSNNILLNSQLEATLSDFGTARILELDSSNQTVIAGTFGYMAPELAYTMVVTEKSDVYSFGVVVLETLFGEHPREFLSCISSQPNEPIMLKDLLDARLLPPTNPFVVRNVVLATALALDCINANPKCRPTMQQVVNRFEEGRREPTRPLHTIAVNQLVSPPELSLPDQTYAVV, encoded by the exons ATGGGAGGAGTTCTCCCAGAAGAAATAGGAAATTTGAAGAGTTTAGTTGAATTAGACTTGAGTAACAGTAGATTTTCTTGCAGCATCCCTCCAACTCTTGGCCAATTGTCCAACCTTGACTCCCTTGACCTCAGCAATAACCATTTCAATGGGACAATTCCTTCAGCTCTTTTTAATTTGACAAATCTTTCCCGACTATACATTCACTCAAATCCCTCAATGGGAGGATTTCTCCCAAAAGAAATAGGAAATTTGaagagtttatttgaattagaCTTCAGTGACCTTCATCTTTCAGGTGCCCTTCCTTCAGCTCTTTGCGGCCTAACCAAACTAGCATTTCTTTCAGGTGCTGAGAATCAAATTTATGGTTCCATTCCCTCTGAAAtaggaaatttgaaaattttggaatatCTTTTCCTTGGGTCCAACCGGCTAACTGGTCAAATTCCTCCGACCCTTGGCAATCTGTCTGCTCTAGTTAATTTGAACCTCTCTTCTAACCAAATAAGTGGTTCCATACCTCTTGGACTTGTCAATTTGCCTTCTCCAGCAATTCTAGATCTTTCCTCAAACCAACTTACAGGCCCAATTCCTACCCAATTTGGGGATGACATTCTTAAATCGGAGTGGTACCTTTGGACCTTGAATCTTTCCCACAATATTCTCTCTGGCACTGTCCCCTCCTCTCTTCTGCGACTGGGCAACGTCGACCTGTCCAATAATGCTTTGGAAGGTGAACTTCCGTGCGAGCTTGTCATTGAGTTTGGTTTAGAAAGATTTGCCGGCAATCCAGACTTGCGTCACGATTCCACTCTTTGTGGAGTATCTCCTTCTGTTATGGGAAATCACACTCCTGTTGTGGGAAATCATAGACATCGCACCCTATACTACATCATAGGTCTTGGCGTAACCTTGTTGGTGTTCGCAATAACTGGCGGATTAGTAATTTATATCCGCTGCTTCAAGAAAGTTAAAGTCGAGCTCATGGACAATAAACATGGAGACATTTTCAGAATATGGAACTATGATGGACATATGGCTTACAAAGACATAATTAAAGCAACCAACGATTTTGATGTCTGTTATTGCATCGGGACAGGGGGGTATGGCTCTGTATACAGAGCACGGTTGCCAAGTGGGAAAGTAGTGGCTTTGAAAAAGCTTCACCGTCTGGAAGGCGAGAATCCAAATTTTGACAAGAGCTTTAGGAATGAAGCCGACATGCTTTCTAAAATCAGGCACAGGAACATTGTAAAGCTCTTCGGATTCTGTCTGCACAAGCGATGCATGTTTCTGATATATGAGTATATGGACAGAGGAAGCTTGTTTTGTATCTTGAGAGATGAAACTGAAGCTGTGGAGCTGGATTGGATTAAAAGAGTGAATTTGATCAAGGGCATTGCCGGTGCATTGTCCTACTTGCATCATCATTGTGATCCGCCAATCATTCACAGGGATGTATCAAGCAACAACATTCTTTTGAATTCACAGCTCGAAGCAACTCTTTCTGACTTTGGAACAGCGAGGATTTTGGAACTTGATTCATCAAATCAAACGGTCATTGCAGGCACCTTTGGTTACATGGCACCAG AGCTAGCCTATACCATGGTGGTCACTGAAAAGTCAGATGTGTATAGCTTTGGCGTTGTGGTGCTGGAAACGCTGTTTGGAGAGCATCCACGAGAATTCCTTTCTTGCATATCATCACAACCCAATGAACCAATAATGCTGAAGGATCTTCTAGATGCCCGTCTACTCCCTCCGACTAACCCTTTTGTGGTTCGAAATGTGGTTCTCGCAACAGCGTTAGCCCTGGATTGCATCAACGCAAACCCGAAATGTCGACCAACAATGCAGCAAGTGGTGAACCGATTTGAAGAGGGCAGGCGAGAACCAACTAGGCCTTTGCACACCATTGCTGTGAATCAGCTTGTTAGTCCTCCAGAACTTTCACTGCCTGACCAAACCTACGCAGTAGTTTAA
- the LOC113694875 gene encoding uncharacterized protein translates to MDVVCSGVVLLMILPIAPVAVAAAKESAVNLLEAEALRKSGWWGDTTTATNVSAHCHWFGIICNDAGSVTEILLPVYGIYGELTNFSFSSFRNLVRLDLSRNELYGAIPHQIGALSKLTYLNLSSNHLRGELPSSLINLTHLAQLDISVNWIDSLIPPGIGNLTSLVALDLSHNYFVGSIPPTLGHLSNLASVNLSNNILNGTIPSALCRLTNLSQLDISFNYNVGGSLPEEIGQLKSLIELKLSSNQFYGSIPPTLGHLSKLTSLDLRGNELYGAIPHQICALSKLAYLDLSFNELEGELPSSLVNLTQLALLDVSSNLIESLIPPGIGNLTNLATLDLSHNSFWGLISPTLGHLSNLDSLDLSNNHLNGTIPLALFNLTNLFRLDIQWNQIYGSIPSEIGNLQIFKYLHLGSNRLTGQIPPTLGNLTALVNLKLPYNHISGSIPSEIGNLRYLESLDLGSNRLTGQIPPTLGNLTALAILDLSSNQISGSLPLGLSDITSLQILDLSSNQIRGPIPTQFVDDMLKPYRPIFTLNLSHNILSGTVPSSLIQLSDVDLSYNALEGELPCDLGFQFGSERFVGNRDLRYNSTLCGASPSVMGNHRHHTLYYIIVLGVPLLVFAITGGLVIYICCFKKVEVELMDNKHGDIFRIWNYDGHMAYEDIIKATNDFDVSYCIGTGGYGSVYRARLPSGKVVALKKLHRLEGENPNFDKSFRNEADMLSKIRHRNIVKLFGFCLHKRCMFLIYEYMDRGSLFCILRDETEAVELDWVKRVNLIKGIASALSYLHHDCDPPIIHRDVSSNNILLNSQLEATLSDFGTARILELDSSNQTVIAGTFGYMAPELAYTMVVTEKSDVYSFGVVVLETLFGEHPREFLSCISSQPNEPIMLKDLLDARLPPPTNPLVVRNLVLATALALDCVNANPKCRPTMQQVVNRFEVGRREPTRPLHTIAVNQLVSPPVLSLPDQTYTVV, encoded by the exons ATGGATGTTGTATGCAGCGGAGTTGTTCTTCTCATGATACTGCCTATTGCACCAGTTGCAGTAGCAGCGGCAAAGGAGTCTGCTGTGAATTTATTGGAAGCTGAAGCACTGCGCAAGAGTGGCTGGTGGGGAGACACTACTACTGCAACAAACGTCTCTGCCCATTGCCATTGGTTTGGTATCATTTGCAACGATGCTGGTAGCGTTACCGAAATACTACTTCCGGTCTACGGAATTTACGGTGAGTTGACAAATTTCAGCTTCTCTTCTTTTCGGAACCTGGTTAGACTAGATCTCAGTCGAAATGAACTTTACGGAGCCATCCCACATCAAATAGGTGCACTCTCCAAACTCACCTATCTCAATTTGTCTTCCAACCATCTTCGAGGTGAGCTTCCTTCTTCTCTGATAAACCTCACACATCTAGCACAACTCGATATTTCTGTCAACTGGATTGACAGCTTAATTCCTCCGGGTATTGGAAACTTGACGAGCTTGGTTGCTCTAGATTTGAGCCACAATTATTTTGTGGGTTCCATCCCTCCAACTCTTGGCCACTTGTCCAATCTAGCCTCCGTCAACCTCAGTAATAATATCCTCAATGGAACAATTCCCTCAGCTCTTTGTCGTTTGACAAATCTTTCCCAGTTAGACATTAGCTTCAACTACAATGTTGGAGGATCTCTCCCAGAAGAAATAGGACAGTTAAAGAGTTTAATAGAGTTAAAACTGAGTAGCAATCAATTTTATGGTAGCATCCCTCCCACACTCGGTCACTTGTCCAAATTAACCTCCCTCGATCTCAGGGGCAATGAACTTTACGGAGCCATCCCACATCAAATATGTGCACTCTCCAAACTCGCCTATCTCGATTTGTCTTTCAATGAACTTGAAGGTGAGCTCCCGTCTTCTCTAGTAAACCTTACGCAACTAGCACTACTCGATGTTTCTTCGAACTTGATTGAAAGCTTAATTCCTCCGGGGATCGGAAACTTGACAAATTTGGCTACTCTAGATTTGAGCCACAATTCTTTTTGGGGTCTCATCTCTCCAACTCTTGGCCACTTGTCTAACCTTGACTCCCTTGACCTCAGCAATAACCACCTCAATGGGACAATTCCTTTAGCTCTTTTTAATTTGACAAATCTTTTCCGGCTAGACATtcaatggaatcaaatttatgGTTCCATTCCCTCTGAAATAGGAAATTtgcaaattttcaaatatctccATCTTGGGTCCAACCGGCTGACTGGTCAAATCCCTCCGACCCTTGGCAATCTGACTGCTCTAGTTAATTTGAAGCTCCCTTATAACCACATAAGTGGTTCCATTCCCTCTGAAATAGGAAATTTGCGATATTTGGAATCTCTCGATCTTGGGTCCAACCGGCTGACTGGTCAAATCCCTCCGACCCTTGGCAATCTGACTGCTCTAGCTATTTTAGACCTCTCTTCTAATCAAATAAGTGGTTCCTTGCCTCTTGGACTTTCTGATATAACTTCTCTACAAATTCTAGATCTTTCCTCAAACCAAATTAGAGGCCCAATTCCTACCCAATTTGTGGATGACATGCTTAAACCCTATAGGCCCATTTTCACTTTGAATCTTTCCCACAATATTCTCTCTGGCACCGTCCCCTCGTCTCTTATCCAACTGTCGGACGTCGACCTGTCCTATAATGCTTTGGAAGGTGAACTTCCGTGTGACCTTGGCTTTCAGTTTGGTTCAGAAAGATTTGTCGGCAATCGAGACTTGCGTTACAATTCCACACTTTGTGGTGCATCTCCTTCTGTTATGGGAAATCATAGACATCACACCCTCTACTACATCATAGTTCTTGGCGTACCCTTGTTGGTGTTCGCAATAACTGGCGGATTAGTAATTTATATCTGTTGCTTCAAGAAAGTGGAAGTTGAGCTGATGGACAATAAACATGGAGACATTTTCAGAATATGGAACTATGATGGACATATGGCTTACGAAGACATAATTAAAGCAACAAATGATTTTGATGTCAGTTATTGCATCGGGACAGGGGGGTATGGCAGCGTGTACAGAGCTCGGTTGCCAAGTGGGAAAGTAGTGGCTTTGAAAAAGCTTCACCGTTTGGAAGGTGAGAATCCAAATTTTGACAAGAGCTTTAGGAATGAAGCCGACATGCTTTCTAAAATCAGGCACAGGAACATTGTAAAGCTCTTTGGATTCTGTCTGCACAAGCGATGCATGTTTCTGATTTATGAGTACATGGACAGAGGAAGCTTGTTTTGTATCTTGAGAGATGAAACTGAAGCTGTGGAGCTGGATTGGGTTAAAAGAGTGAATTTGATCAAGGGCATTGCCAGTGCATTGTCCTACTTGCATCACGATTGTGATCCGCCAATCATTCACAGGGATGTATCAAGCAACAACATTCTTTTGAATTCACAGCTCGAAGCAACTCTTTCTGACTTTGGAACTGCGAGGATTTTGGAACTTGATTCATCAAATCAAACGGTCATTGCGGGCACCTTTGGTTACATGGCACCGG AGCTAGCCTATACCATGGTGGTCACTGAAAAGTCCGATGTGTATAGCTTTGGCGTTGTGGTGCTGGAAACGCTGTTTGGAGAGCATCCACGAGAATTCCTTTCTTGCATATCATCACAACCCAATGAACCAATAATGCTGAAGGATCTTCTTGATGCCCGTCTGCCCCCTCCGACTAACCCTTTGGTGGTTCGAAATCTGGTTCTCGCAACAGCGTTAGCCCTGGATTGCGTCAACGCAAACCCGAAATGTCGACCAACAATGCAGCAAGTGGTGAACCGATTTGAAGTGGGCAGGCGAGAACCAACTAGGCCTTTGCACACCATTGCTGTGAATCAGCTTGTTAGTCCTCCAGTACTTTCATTGCCTGACCAAACCTACACAGTAGTTTAA